The following coding sequences are from one Anser cygnoides isolate HZ-2024a breed goose chromosome 10, Taihu_goose_T2T_genome, whole genome shotgun sequence window:
- the SLMAP gene encoding sarcolemmal membrane-associated protein isoform X37: MENQARVKESDLSDTLSPSKEKSSDDTTDAQMDDQDLNEPIAKVALLKDELQGAQSETEAKQEIQQLHKELIEAQELARTSKQKCFELQALLEEERRAYRVQVEESNKQINVLQAQLRRLQEDIENLREEKEGEISSTRNELVSAQNEILSLQQVAEKAASERDTDISALQEELQTVRAELERWRKDASDYEKEIVNLQASFQLRCQQCEEQHKEEATRLKGELEKLKAEWSALEAECVTLRKENTSLTSELQRQEKELSSSQKQSLALTSNISVLEMSRKELENQMGSLREKHQQDAASLKSQLSEAESQAKDVQKEYERTQVALSELKAKYEMAEQEKQSITEELKQCKENLKLLQEKGNNRQWPWMPVMAALVAVTAVVLYPGLTRASP; encoded by the exons ATGG AGAATCAGGCAAGAGTGAAAGAATCTGATTTGTCAGACACTCTCAGTCcaagcaaggaaaaaagcagcGACGACACTACAG aTGCCCAAATGGATGACCAAGATCTAAATGAACCTATTGCTAAAGTAGCTCTTCTGAAAG ATGAATTGCAGGGTGCACAATCAGAGACTGAGGCTAAGCAAGAAATTCAGCAACTACACAAGGAGCTGATTGAAGCACAAGAGCTAGCTAgaacaagtaaacaaaaatgctttgaacTTCAAG CACttttggaagaagagagaagagcatATCGAGTGCAAGTTGAAGAATCtaacaagcaaataaatgttCTGCAag CTCAATTGCGGAGGTTGCAAGAAGATATTGAGAATCTTCGTGAGGAGAAGGAGGGCGAAATTTCAAGCACTCGAAATGAGCTCGTCAGTGCTCAGAATGAAATTCTGTCCCTTCAACAAGTAGCCGAAAAGGCAGCATCAGAACGAGATACTGATATTTCTGCTCTTCAAGAAGAGCTCCAAACTGTGCGAGCAGAGCTTGAGCGGTGGAGGAAAGATGCCTCagattatgaaaaagaaattgtcaATCTACAAGCCAGTTTTCAGCTCAGGTGTCAGCAGTGTGAGGAGCAGCACAAGGAAGAGGCTACTCGTTTGAAAG GTGAACTTGAAAAGTTGAAGGCAGAATGGAGTGCTCTGGAAGCTGAATGTGTTACactaagaaaggaaaatacttcGCTTACATCTGAACTTCAGCGACAAGAGAAGGAGCTTTCTAG ctctcAGAAGCAGAGTTTAGCGCTAACCAGCAATATAAGTGTTCTTGAAATGTCTCGAAAGGAACTTGAAAATCAGATGGGAtctttgagagaaaaacatCAACAGGATGCAGCTAGTCTAAAAAGCCAACTCAGTGAAGCTGAGAGTCAAGCAAAGGATGTTCAGAAAGAG TATGAAAGAACACAGGTAGCGCTCTCAGAACTGAAGGCGAAGTATGAGATGGCTGAGCAAGAAAAACAGTCAATCACAGAAGAGCTTAAACAGTGTAAAGAAAACCTGAAGCTGctacaagaaaaaggaaacaat AGACAATGGCCTTGGATGCCTGTGATGGCAGCTTTGGTTGCTGTAACAGCCGTGGTGCTGTACCCAGGCCTAACCAGAGCTTCTCCATGA
- the SLMAP gene encoding sarcolemmal membrane-associated protein isoform X38, protein MDDQDLNEPIAKVALLKDELQGAQSETEAKQEIQQLHKELIEAQELARTSKQKCFELQALLEEERRAYRVQVEESNKQINVLQAQLRRLQEDIENLREEKEGEISSTRNELVSAQNEILSLQQVAEKAASERDTDISALQEELQTVRAELERWRKDASDYEKEIVNLQASFQLRCQQCEEQHKEEATRLKGELEKLKAEWSALEAECVTLRKENTSLTSELQRQEKELSSSQKQSLALTSNISVLEMSRKELENQMGSLREKHQQDAASLKSQLSEAESQAKDVQKEYERTQVALSELKAKYEMAEQEKQSITEELKQCKENLKLLQEKGNNRQWPWMPVMAALVAVTAVVLYPGLTRASP, encoded by the exons ATGGATGACCAAGATCTAAATGAACCTATTGCTAAAGTAGCTCTTCTGAAAG ATGAATTGCAGGGTGCACAATCAGAGACTGAGGCTAAGCAAGAAATTCAGCAACTACACAAGGAGCTGATTGAAGCACAAGAGCTAGCTAgaacaagtaaacaaaaatgctttgaacTTCAAG CACttttggaagaagagagaagagcatATCGAGTGCAAGTTGAAGAATCtaacaagcaaataaatgttCTGCAag CTCAATTGCGGAGGTTGCAAGAAGATATTGAGAATCTTCGTGAGGAGAAGGAGGGCGAAATTTCAAGCACTCGAAATGAGCTCGTCAGTGCTCAGAATGAAATTCTGTCCCTTCAACAAGTAGCCGAAAAGGCAGCATCAGAACGAGATACTGATATTTCTGCTCTTCAAGAAGAGCTCCAAACTGTGCGAGCAGAGCTTGAGCGGTGGAGGAAAGATGCCTCagattatgaaaaagaaattgtcaATCTACAAGCCAGTTTTCAGCTCAGGTGTCAGCAGTGTGAGGAGCAGCACAAGGAAGAGGCTACTCGTTTGAAAG GTGAACTTGAAAAGTTGAAGGCAGAATGGAGTGCTCTGGAAGCTGAATGTGTTACactaagaaaggaaaatacttcGCTTACATCTGAACTTCAGCGACAAGAGAAGGAGCTTTCTAG ctctcAGAAGCAGAGTTTAGCGCTAACCAGCAATATAAGTGTTCTTGAAATGTCTCGAAAGGAACTTGAAAATCAGATGGGAtctttgagagaaaaacatCAACAGGATGCAGCTAGTCTAAAAAGCCAACTCAGTGAAGCTGAGAGTCAAGCAAAGGATGTTCAGAAAGAG TATGAAAGAACACAGGTAGCGCTCTCAGAACTGAAGGCGAAGTATGAGATGGCTGAGCAAGAAAAACAGTCAATCACAGAAGAGCTTAAACAGTGTAAAGAAAACCTGAAGCTGctacaagaaaaaggaaacaat AGACAATGGCCTTGGATGCCTGTGATGGCAGCTTTGGTTGCTGTAACAGCCGTGGTGCTGTACCCAGGCCTAACCAGAGCTTCTCCATGA